The Macaca fascicularis isolate 582-1 chromosome 13, T2T-MFA8v1.1 sequence TGCCAGCAATGTTGCATGTGCCTGACCATTCCCCCACTCCTATCTCTAACacgcctctctctccctcttccatttttaatggcacctgtgattacattgggccctcCCAAAATTTCAAGGTACTCTCCCCATTTTTtgctttgtcctttttttcttctaaaatctccctattttaatGTCAGCTGATTAGCACtcttaattcccctttgccacGTGACATGCCAAATTCACAGGTTCTGAAGGCCTGCCTGAAAGTGATACCAACAGAAGCAGAAAAGGACGGAGAGACCAAATCTCATGACTTTGTTACAGCTCTTCGATTTGACTGGAGTGAAACCAGAAATGTCTCTGGGCTTTTCATTTACATGAACCTTCTCCTCTTAAGTCAGTTTGAGTTGGGGTTCCCAAACTTGCAATTGAGAGTCTTGATTGTTATATATGACAGCATGTGTTATGTTTGATGTTGAataaatttaagttatttttgttttattttaatggcaaTAAGTACATACTAAAGTAATGATGAGTATGAGAAAATCAAGAGACACATCAAACTTCAACTTCCAGTAATGGCAGAAAAGGTCATTTGGACCACTCTCCTatcaaagaaaactgagaaagttggagatcacgccactgcactccaccctgggtgacagagtgagtctctgactcaaaaaaaaaaaaaaaaaaaaaagaaatccatactGAAGACACATCAAAATGATATTGCAGAGTCAGCCGGGCATGATACAATGGTCACAGTAGGGGATCCTGACTTTGTTCAGTGGCAGTGGTGCAGTTCAATGCAATGATGGCAGGGCTGTGCTTCCAGCAGAGCAGCAGTGGGGGTGGGCACTGGGAGCTTCCTGATCTATGGGCAGCATCCTCTTCTCTTTGGCTCATCCAGCCTTCCTGACATTACTATAGCCAACCCCTTCCACCAAATCCCCTTTTGCTTGAAATATCTGgagttatttctgttttttttttttttttttttttttttaagtgaatgcTGACTGATTGGAATACTACAAAAAAGTTACATTCCCAAAATAAGGAGTTAATTGGATATTAAAAACgtgaaatcagaaataaaaaattcaattgaAAGGTTAGAAAAGAATGTTGATGAAATCACCCTGAAagtagggaaaaacaaaataaaaaaataaaacaagggcATGGCAGCAAGCATCTATAGTTCAaaatacttgggaggccgaggtgggaggattgcttgagcccaggagtttgaggctgcaacgAGCTATGATTGcttcactgcattccagcctgggtgacagagcgagacccccctttctctcaaaaataaatatggccaggagtggtggctcacacctgtaatcccagcactctgggagaccgagtcaggcagattgcttgagctcaggagttcaaaaccggcTTAGGCAACGTGGCAAAGCCTTgcccctacaaaaaataaaattaaattaaaaattaaaaaaagaaattaaaaaatacataaaacaaaaacccggccaggcatggtggctcacgcctgtaatcccagcactttgggaggctgaggtgggtgtattacgaggtcaggagttcgagaccagcctggccaacatggtgaaacccaatctctactaaaaatacaaaaattagctgggtgtggtggcatgggcctataatcccagctactcgggaggctgaggcaggagaattgcttgaacccaggaggtggaggttgaatgagccaagatcatgccactgcactctagcctgggtgacagagcaagactccatctgggaaaaacagaaaacaaaaaacccaacaacatcATAAGTGCTCAAAATTTATAGTAAATTGTAACAATATTATGTAACAATATCATGATGTAAACCACTTACTCTCATGTTATCATATAAATACCATGTGGTGCTGAGAGCCCGGTTCCTGCCTGGCATTTGAACGTGATGTACATGTATTGCAGCAATATACTGGTTAGTACAATTTCAAGAGAGCTGAGAAGTGTCAATTTAACGAAAACTAGAGGAAGATTATACTCTTTTAACTAACGACATTGACAAgaacattaaatatatttgtgaCTAGATAAGCTTTATTCGAATGCCTGCATAAAAATAAGCTGATGTCAAACAGGAAGAGGTTTTTCCAAAGGCTTAAAATTTAttaaacaggctgggtgtggtggctcacgcctgtaatcccagcactttgggaggctgaggcgggtggatcacttgaggtcaggagttcaagaccagcctagccaacatggtgaaactctgtctctacaaaaatacaaaaattagccaggcatgatggtggatgcctgtaataccagctactagggaggctgagacaggagaatcatttgaacccaagaggcagaggttacagtgagctgagatcgtgctattgcactccagcctgggcgacagaaagagactccgtctcaggaaaaaaaaaaagtattaaacaaTAGAACTTTGTGCATCTCTTTAATCTGTCTCTGACCTCAGTTGACTGACACATCATTGTTAGTAGTCTGCCCTCACTAATCATTTTCACCACATACAGATCTCATATCTTTGGGCGACACTTCCCATGTCTCTGGAAATCTTTTAAACTGCTTTCAGTTACAACAGAAGGGCAAGGTTTTCATCTGGTCATACTCTACTCCATCAGAAGCAAAACCACCTCCCTTAATTATCTTGTTTAAATTGTGGTTGTTTGCAAACAAAGAACTTATTGTTAACGTACAAAAAGTATAGTATAATCTCTATGCTATAACAGTAAGTccattttcattaaataattattttgatttttattatctctCTACAAAGACACTACGAAAATACCTGTAAAAGCATCGAAATGGTACTTTAAAATCCTGAACTGATAAGATACATCTTCTATGATTTACAAGAGTAAAATGTTAAATTCTACAAGTTAGAATTTCTGAATTGATTTTGACAGGAATTTACTAGAAAGAACCAGAACATCAAAGCTTACAGATTTTCTATTCATCCCCAATTAAGTTTCTGAAAAGCTACACATGTGTGGACAAGCACAGTCCACTCAGTTACTTGATGCTGCCACTAATGGTGAGACTACTCTGAAGGGCAGAGGTCTATATGCTGGAAATACCCAGCCTTCCAGGCAACTGCTCAAAGTGTTctcctcttatttttttccttatgtgTCAAATAGAAGTACAAATGTACACAtagtaaaaaatgtaaatactacagaaagatctaaaataataAGTACATATCCTTTTTCCCATACCACAGCAAATCTGATGTTTTCAAAATCCTCAAATAGTCACATGAGTAACTCACAAACTAAAGTCAACCTTGGAGTCTCtttatctgaaaattattttcaggcCTTTGGAATGGTGTTGATTGTCTCATATATTACCTCTGTTACAGAGGAAAGTCATGCAgtcttcttctcaaaaaaaaaaaaaaaaaaagtttaaagcaaCATGCACATACTGTTCAGAGACAGCAAAGTCCAGACAGCATCGCAGAGTCCACTGGATCTAATCATGGCTCCAGAGAGTCCCTGGTATCATCCCTGAAATTAAGGAAGCACACTTACTAACAAGCCATTTTCAAAAGTAAGAAAACttaatcaaaaaagagaaagttttctCTTAATCAAAATGAGGTCATCTGATTcttataatctcaacactttgggaggccaaggcaggagttgCAGCGAGCCACGACGGCACcactggtgacagagtgagaccctgtttcataaaaataaaacaacaacaataacaaccaaAAGAAATTGGGGTCATCTGGTCATTATTTAATAGAAGGATATCTTTTATCTAACACTGTACAAAAGGGCACAAGCCACATAGTCCCAGACAGTCAAAACTAGATCAAACCTTTACTAGAGAACAAAGGGAAGGTGAGGTGGCAAGGGACTAAGGATGGAGAAAGGAAATTCCTTGAGAAATTCCAGCCCCAGTCATGAGAAAGCGGGTGCGCTTACCCCCTGGCTGAGCAGGAAAGCCTGCAGAAACACTGGGCGCAGGAGCTCAGCCGAGTCCCGCCTCAATGCCCCGGATCCTCCGGGCCAGTTGCACATCCTTTGGGAAGAGAGTAACTCGGCCGGCATGTAAGGCGAGGAGATAGGCATCTTCAAAGAGATGAACTAGAAATGCTTCCGCTGcctggagacagaaagagaaaaaaagatggacACAGGTGAAGGGGCATAGGCTGCTTTTTCTTGCAGACCCGCTAAACTTAATCTCTGAGGGCACAAAGGACTGTAGGAAACTGTTCACAGAATGAGACCGAACTTTGCCAGGGAATTCTGCTGTCACCACACAGAATCCAGCCTCCAAACCCTCAGGGGTTACCTTGTTGTTCTTTTCCAGGAGGTCAGATTCAGCATGTGACACTCCAGTCAGCCTTGGAGAATTCTAGGCTGCCTCTTTCTCCCACTCAGCCCTCACCCAATTGTGCCTTGGTGCCTTCTTACCTCTTGTAGGGCCAACAGGGCCTGGGCTTGCCAATTGAAGTCCACACCACGAGTGAATTTAACACATATTTCTCTTGCCTGTGAaggagtggggatggggaggagtaGGAGTAGGGAGTAACAGAAGAGAGATTCAAGGGACAATGATGCTCTCCATGAGTTCCAGTGAATCCCCCTTTCCATTATGTTTTCCTGGCCCTTAATCTTAGGACCCAATTAGGAGCAGGTGTTGACTCCTGGGAGCTTAGGAACTGGCGGATCTCTTACTGGTGATGGGGAAATCACCAGTAACTGGGTGATGGGAAGCAATCTCCCAGGATAGCAAAAGGGATCCAAGGGTGGACAAATGAGAGAGTTCCTATTTATGTAGTCAAAAACTACAGTTTTAAAAAGGTAGTAGGGGTTAGAAATCAATTCCATAAAGAAGTACAAGGTGCTCTTGGAGGGctcatgttttcagaaaagattCCCCTACCAGGTTACAAAAGAGATCCCTTGGTCATTTAGGTAAGAGACAGTAGGGTCCCTAATAtctgggaaaattttaaaaaggagggtGGTATAGGGGTTGGTGGGAAGCTCCCAGAGCTCACCAGGCGGCTGAAGGGGTACTTCCTTATCAAGAGGTGTGTGCTCTTCTGAAGCTTTCGGATCTCCTTTAGCCAAGCTTGTCTCCGCCGACCATGTTGACGGGAGGAAGGGCCTGAGCAAAAGAAAGGTAAGTTCAGTGGAAAATAGGTGATGCCTCACAGCTTGGCTGAGTCAGGTAAGCTGTCAAATCACTAAACTATATCTATGTGCCTACACTCCACagagcagggatttttgtctttttattaggttggtgcaaaagtcattgcagttatggcaaaaaccacaattacttttgcatcaacctgaTATATAGTTATTTTGCTGCTATCTTCAGCAACTAGAAAACGGCAaataggtgctaaataaatattttgttaaatgaatgagtgaatgatccTCTGCATTTGATTTTAAATGCTAATTCTTCCATGAAGCCTTTCCCGAATCCTGATCCCTTCCAAACAGATGGGTGACCGTCCTCCTCTGGGCTTTGCAGGACTTTGTACAAGTCTTAGATCTTTCTCACCTAGATTGGAAgctcaattattttgtttttcgatttcttatttgttttttacagCTGGAAAGAATCTGAGGGACTAGTACAATTCTCTTGTCTTGATTATCCTGAGGCCCAGCGAGGTGAAGACAGTTGGTCAGCCCTCATTAGTGGCCAAGCTGAGACCTGTGTAAGGAATGGCCTAACTCAGTGCCAGTGTCAGGCACCTGGGCTGTGGAGTCAGAGTCTTTGGCTCAAATCCTGGTTccaacaagaacaaaaaagaaaataaccttaaaaatattcccaaaaatagaaatcaaaaaagTCAAATTCTCTAATCAGAAATTAAAAACTCATGAATATAAAAACCAGTTTCTTCTAACTAACCCTGTGTTGAAGAGGAAACTTAATTGAAATTAGACTATTTAGAAATGAATAACAATAAAAAGCCCATACCCCAAAATCTATGAGATACAGCCAAAATAGCACTAGAGGAAAATGCATAGCCTTAAAGTGTACCTATTAGAAAACAAGAACATTAAAAGATATCTGAGCTAAGCATTCAAATTAAGTATTAGAGAGTTATTAAAGTAAACCATAACAAGatagaacaaaagaaatattagatAATAAGTTAGTGAAAatgaaagttaaagaaaaaacagCACAGTTGCTCCATAATTACAACCAAGGACCAAGATGAGTGAACCTCCGATAAgttgaacaaacaaacaaaatacaaaaataacattttgaaggATAAAATTGTTTCAGAAATGTTATTCAAGATCCAGCCAAGGAAAGAGACTCTACACCAAGTTCAACAGAAGGCATTTAATACAATAAACTAATCACAAAGTGTTAGAAGAGCTGCAAGAGCAAGTGGGGAAGGTGAGACAATCCAGAGACGGCCTGTGCCAGGCAGCCGGCAGAGAAGATCATCCCTGGGTGAGGCTAGGGAACATAAGCCAATGAAACAGGGCAGTGTCCAGGAGACTGGTGACATTTAAAAGAGGGAGGACCCATACCCAGGAGACGAGCTACTgacacctccctccctccccaccaccagtTGGCAATCCAGTCACTGGAGGCAGTCTTTAATAAACAGAcatagggctgggtgcggtggctcatgcctgtaatccagcactttggaaggccaaggcgggtgaatcacctgaggtcaggagttcgagaccagcctgactaacatggagaaacccatctctactaaaaatacaaaaattagctaggcggggtggcgggcacctgtaatcccagctacttggaaggctgaggcaggagaatcgcttgaacccaggaggtggaggctgcagtgggctgagctTGCatcgctgtactccagcctgggcaacaagagcaagactccgtcacaaacaaaaataaataaataaaataaaaaaataaacaagacatAGCATTCACAGAAAATGTGAAGATGAACACAACTAAAGATCACCCAACAATTTAAGAAGGCCAATACCATGAAAGAAAGGAACCAAactcaacaaacaaaataaccaaTACCAGACGAAATTGAGTTAATAGAGAAAAGAGATAGAAACCTCGAGAGAAAAATGGATAACAATCTCAGAGAGGTAACAGAGATATGAAATCCATGAACCAAGGACAAGTGGTTCTGAAAAGTAACCAATTAGAGAGATCATGGAAAAGAACTGGGATCAAAAATTTAGTAGTTGGGTCTTGAAATGCCAACATGAAGAGATGGAATTTAATCCTAACGTAAGAAGAAGCCAGGGAAGAGTTTTAAGCAGAATAGAGATGTTGAAGGTCACTCCAGCTGCTGTGTAAGGAAAGAAGTGGAAAGGGACAGAGTGGAAGTGGATTAGCAGCTGATTAGGGGGCTCTCACAGTTGCTCTTGAGAGACGCTGGTGGCTTGGACTAGGGTAGTGGGAGCAGAGATGGTGAAAATGGAGTGATTAAGGAGCAGTTTGGAAGTAGAATTATCTGGACTTGCATTTGTATTGGAGATGGTGGTCTCCCAGGCTTGTGGTTTGAACAACTGGGTGGGTAGTTGTGCCATTTACTGAAATGGGCAAACTGAGGATGAAGGGGCTGGAGGGGAGTAACCAGAAGTTCAGTTCTGGGTGTGTTAAGTTTAACATAACCACGAGCCTTCAGATAGAAAGGCAGTTAGATATAGGTATCTGGGGTTAGAGGAGAGATCCAGGTATACATAAATTTGAGAGCTGTCAATGTAAATCTCGGTGGGATTTAGAGCCACTGaggagatgagaccatctagGGAGGGggtagaaaggaaaagaatgtcaaggaagtccaacatcaaggagCGGAGGGAGGCAGCACAAGCagtaaagaacactaagcagaacTGCCAGAGTGCACAGTGGCATGGAAGCCAAGGGAACAGAATGCTTCAAGGAGAAAGAGGCCCACTGCATCAAATGCTTCTGAGACACAGTAAGAACACAGACCCGCCTACTGGATTTGGCACTACAAAAGGTGCTGGTGACCCTGACAGGAGTAGTTCAAGCAAATTAGAAGTGGGATACTGGTTGTGGGGAGTCAGATTGGAGTGGGTTGTAGGGTCACTAGGAAGTGAGGAATCAGACGCAATGTATGTGGACCTAACAAGTCTGGCTATTTTAAAAGGAGAGCTATGAAGGGAAATAGAGAGAAATGGGAGGTATAGGGAAGTGAGAATGTGGGGTCAAGGAAACACCCCTGCCCTTTCTCTTAAGATCATAAATATGgttgggagcggtggctcacacctgtaatcccagcactctgggaggccaaggcaggcggatcacttgaggttggcagttggagaccagcctgaccaacatggtgaaaccccatctctactaaaaatacaaaattagccagatgtggtggcgcatgcctgtaattctagctactcagaaggctgaggcaggagaatcacttgaacccaagatgtggaggttgcggtaagccaagatcaccgTTGctctctagactgggcaacaagagggaaactctgcctcaaaaaaaaaaaaaaaaaaaaaaaaaaaaaaaaaaagatcataaatACTAGAGCACATGTGCCAATGCCAGTGTTAAGTGTCTGGATTTATCTAAGCACAGGTAGAAAGCTCCTTTGTAGGTGAAAGAAGGATATGACCAAGACCCCATGTAGAAGGAGGAAGAGCTTTGATAGGAAGGGGGACACCTAGTCAAGGCCATCATTGGCTAAGAGTAGGGGGAATGGAGCTGTAGGAAGTcgaggaaggagaaaaaggtaTGAAATAGTCATGGGGAGAATGGAAAAGCAAGAATTCCAGACAAAGGGCAGGCACGATggcttttctttgtagagacaaaacaatttgtctctacaaaaaagctttaaaaatagtcaagcatggtggtgcacatgtcatcctagctattcgggaggctgaagcaagaggattgcatgagcccaggaggtcaaggccgcaatgagccaagatagcaccactgcactacagcctggacgacagagtgagactcggtctctaAAACTGAAGAAAGAATACCAGACAAAGGTGGTAGGACTGCCAAGAAGTGTTGACTGCCCATTTGAGATAAACCTTCCATTTGATCAGGAGTAGAAGGATGCTTCTACCTTGGAAAGcaacagcaaacatcatacttcATATTCctgttaaaattacaaataagacAAAGATGGCCAAAACACCACTCTTAGTGAGTCTCAGGGCCTTACTAATACCatacaataagaaataaaatgtttagagACGAAAATGAAAGATTCTAAAGTTATGTGCAGATGACATAATAGTCTACTTAAAAATTTCAATTGAAGCAACTAAAAGAGACTAGGATGAACGAGAAGTCAGCAAGTTGGCTGGATGCAAAGGTTAAATGCTTGtgttttgggaaagaaaaaaaatcccatccgCAACAGCAACATCTAGAAACAAcctactccagcctaggcaacatggcaaaaccccatctctactaaaaatacaaaaaattagccggcatggtggcatatgcctgtagtttcagctactcgggaagctgaggtgggagaatcacctgagcctgggaagttgaggctgcagtgagccctgatggcatcactgcactccagcctgggcgataggtctcaaaaaaacacaaaaaaacaaaaagcctataggcacagtggctcatgcctgtaatcccagcactttgggaggcccaggcaggaggatcacttgaggatcaccaggagtttgagacgagcctgggtaacatagggagaccgagtctctacaaaaaacaatgaaacagacAAACTCTCCAATACACTTCCCATCTTCTTCCTAGCTATGCAGCAAGAGTTAAGAGATAAGTAAAGCAGCTGTTGCCACCGTGTACCACACAGGCATctgcctcctcctgcccttgggtCTCCCATCCACCAGCCTACCACACAGACAATGAAGACACAGACTTTGGCCCCTCTTTCCCCGGACACAAGCTCTGGAACGCAACAGCGTGAGCAGCGCAGAAGGCCTCGGTTCGAGGCCTAAGAGCCTGTCccggaaggggaaaaaaaacctgaaagacaCCTCCTAAGAGGACTCCTGTTTGAAATCGTCACCGAAAGCAGTCAATACTTGTGCAATCTAAAAATGCACAAACACAGAGGATTGGAAATCCCGTGTCCGCCAGAACAAGTTGTGTGACTCTGCTCAAGCTCCCCGGCTTGTGCCTTGGCTTTCTCATTAGCTGTAAAATGGGCACGATATGAAGCTGAGATAACGCACGAACAGTGGGACGCAATGCCTGGTTGGCGGTGGGCGCTGGGTAACCGCTAGTCCTAACAAGAAGACGGCGTTAGGGGCCAAGTGGCTGCGCCGGTCCCTTCACGCTTTCGGAACCGCTTGCTCCAGTCCCTCGCAGGGCTGCCACCGCCCGTGCCCGGAGCGGATGCCAGACGGCGGAACCGCGTTGTCCCCCAGCAGGGAAGGCCACGGGATCGGGATTCGGGAGATCCGGGCTCCGCCTGCGAGCCTCGGTTTTCTCCTCTACGAGATGGGCCGCGGCCAGTTACCTAAGGAGGGGCCCCGCCGGGAGGGGCCGGGGGTCGGGCTCGGGCTGCGCCTTCTCGGGGCCTCGGGCTTGCGGCTCCGGCGGCGCGGGCCCATGTCACGCCGCGGAGGGTGCCGGCGCCCGGCCCCACGGCTCCTGCTCGGGCGGCCGGGTCCGGGAGCGAAAGGCTGGCTTCTGGGGAGTCCAGAGAACGCTGGGCCGCGAGCCTCACAGGAGCCGGTGCTTGGCCGCAGTCCGCGCCGCTCGCGTTCAAATCGCTCGCTCCGCCCACTTCACCGCCGGCGTTTTTTAAAACCCGAATCCAGCGACTTCCAGTGGCTGACTCTGGAACGCCCCTTACGTAGAGCGACTGCAGGTAGGGCCAATGAGAGTATGAACAAATAGCAGCGATGATAGGAGGATAGGGGCGACTGATGGTAAAATCAACCAATAGACACCTAAAGAAGTAAGAGGGGGCGGGAAATTCTCCTGCCC is a genomic window containing:
- the CENPA gene encoding histone H3-like centromeric protein A, whose product is MGPRRRSRKPEAPRRRSPSPTPGPSRRGPSLGPSSRQHGRRRQAWLKEIRKLQKSTHLLIRKYPFSRLAREICVKFTRGVDFNWQAQALLALQEAAEAFLVHLFEDAYLLALHAGRVTLFPKDVQLARRIRGIEAGLG